From one Sulfurimonas sp. HSL-3221 genomic stretch:
- a CDS encoding ribonucleoside-diphosphate reductase subunit alpha, giving the protein MITILKRNGRREPLDITKIQKYTSAAVNGLTNVSQSELEVDAQIQFRDGTTSREIQETLIKTAVDKIDIDAPNWTFVAARLFLFDLYHRVNGFTGYCKLEKYFEKGEKEGRILLGLRSKYDLDDLDAYIDPERDLQFTYLGIRTLYDRYLIKDRNGDPIELPQHMFMAVSMFLAQNEENPQEWAKKFYDMISKFEVMMATPTLSNARTTRHQLSSCYIGSTPDNIEGIFDSYKEMALLSKFGGGIGWDWTQVRSMGSYIDGHKNAAGGTVPFLKITNDIAIAVDQLGTRKGAIAVYLEPWHMDIIDFLDLKKNSGEERRRAHDLFPALWINNLFMKRVQEDGIWTTFDPLECKELSELHGEAFEKRYLELEQDESVLKERHKAKDLWKRILTSYFETGSPFLCFKDNANKANPNDHYGIIRSSNLCTEIFQNTQPNHYLIKLKFENGECLTYEEDELVKVDSGIEKPAKKVTALDSIGGQQIYIVEKEKVDGATAVCNLASVNLSRVNTKEDIDRIVPIAVRALDNVIDLNFYPLEKVKRTNARSRSIGLGVMGEAQMLAEAGVSWGSQEHFDKIDEVMEAVSYNAIKASSNLSLEKGSYPEFEGSKWSRGILPMDHANAEVLNLVDRGGLFASAYDWESLRETVKTQGMRNGYLMAIAPTSSISILTGTTQTIEPVYKRKWYEENLSGLIPVCAPNLSPDTWSFYTPAYDLDQTILVKAASIRQKWIDQGQSLNIFITLDKASGKYLNEIYMLAWRLGIKSTYYLRSQSPEATNDVEDRSMECVGCQ; this is encoded by the coding sequence ATGATCACGATCCTCAAACGAAACGGACGCAGAGAACCGCTTGATATCACGAAAATCCAGAAGTACACTTCCGCAGCGGTCAACGGGCTGACCAATGTTAGCCAGAGCGAACTCGAAGTCGACGCACAGATCCAGTTCCGCGACGGCACCACGTCACGGGAGATTCAGGAGACCCTGATCAAAACCGCTGTCGACAAGATCGATATCGATGCACCGAACTGGACGTTTGTCGCCGCCCGCCTGTTTCTGTTTGACCTTTACCACCGCGTCAACGGTTTTACCGGTTACTGCAAACTGGAAAAGTATTTTGAAAAAGGGGAAAAAGAGGGGCGTATCCTGCTGGGGCTTCGCAGCAAGTACGACCTCGACGACCTCGATGCCTACATCGATCCCGAGCGTGACCTGCAGTTCACCTACCTCGGTATCCGTACCCTCTACGACCGCTACCTGATCAAGGACCGCAACGGCGACCCGATCGAGCTGCCGCAGCACATGTTCATGGCCGTCTCCATGTTCCTTGCACAGAACGAGGAGAATCCGCAGGAGTGGGCGAAGAAGTTCTACGACATGATCTCCAAGTTCGAGGTCATGATGGCGACCCCTACCCTCTCCAACGCACGGACGACACGCCACCAGCTCAGCTCCTGTTATATCGGTTCGACACCGGATAACATCGAGGGGATCTTCGACAGCTATAAAGAGATGGCCCTGCTCTCCAAGTTCGGCGGCGGGATCGGCTGGGACTGGACACAGGTCCGCTCCATGGGTTCGTATATCGACGGCCACAAGAATGCCGCCGGCGGTACCGTACCGTTTCTGAAGATCACCAACGACATCGCCATCGCCGTCGACCAGCTCGGGACCCGCAAAGGGGCCATTGCCGTCTACCTGGAACCGTGGCACATGGATATCATCGACTTCCTCGACCTGAAGAAAAACTCCGGCGAAGAGCGCCGCCGCGCGCACGACCTCTTCCCGGCGCTCTGGATCAACAACCTCTTTATGAAGCGCGTCCAGGAGGACGGCATCTGGACGACGTTCGACCCGCTCGAATGCAAAGAGCTCTCCGAACTCCACGGCGAGGCGTTTGAAAAACGTTATCTTGAACTCGAGCAGGACGAGAGCGTCCTCAAAGAGCGCCACAAAGCCAAGGACCTCTGGAAACGGATCCTCACGAGCTATTTCGAAACCGGCAGCCCTTTCCTCTGTTTCAAGGACAACGCTAACAAGGCTAACCCGAACGATCACTACGGCATCATCCGCAGCTCCAACCTCTGTACGGAGATCTTCCAGAACACCCAGCCGAACCACTACCTGATCAAACTCAAGTTTGAAAACGGTGAGTGCCTCACCTACGAAGAGGATGAGCTCGTCAAGGTCGACAGCGGTATCGAGAAACCGGCCAAGAAGGTCACGGCTCTCGACAGCATCGGCGGACAGCAGATCTATATTGTCGAAAAAGAGAAGGTCGACGGCGCGACGGCGGTGTGTAACCTCGCCTCCGTCAACCTGTCACGTGTTAACACCAAAGAGGACATCGACCGCATCGTCCCGATCGCCGTCCGTGCCCTCGATAACGTTATCGACCTCAACTTCTACCCGCTGGAGAAGGTCAAACGTACAAACGCCCGCAGCCGCTCTATCGGCCTGGGCGTTATGGGTGAAGCGCAGATGCTTGCCGAGGCGGGAGTGAGCTGGGGAAGCCAGGAGCATTTCGACAAGATCGACGAAGTGATGGAAGCCGTGAGCTATAACGCCATCAAGGCGTCGTCAAACCTCTCCCTTGAAAAAGGGAGCTACCCCGAGTTCGAGGGTTCCAAATGGAGCCGCGGCATCCTGCCGATGGACCACGCCAACGCCGAAGTCCTGAACCTCGTCGACCGCGGCGGTCTCTTCGCCTCCGCCTACGACTGGGAGAGCCTGCGCGAAACGGTGAAAACACAGGGGATGCGCAACGGTTACCTGATGGCGATCGCCCCTACTTCCTCCATCTCCATCCTCACGGGTACGACGCAGACGATCGAGCCGGTCTACAAACGCAAATGGTACGAAGAGAACCTCTCTGGTCTCATCCCCGTCTGTGCACCGAACCTGAGCCCGGATACCTGGTCCTTCTACACGCCGGCCTATGACCTCGACCAGACGATCCTCGTCAAAGCAGCCTCCATTCGCCAGAAGTGGATCGACCAGGGGCAGAGTCTCAACATCTTCATCACCCTCGACAAAGCGAGCGGAAAGTACCTCAACGAAATCTACATGCTCGCATGGCGCCTTGGGATCAAGTCCACCTACTATCTGCGCTCACAATCGCCGGAAGCGACGAACGACGTCGAAGACCGCTCCATGGAATGCGTGGGCTGTCAGTGA
- a CDS encoding low molecular weight protein-tyrosine-phosphatase, with product MRSVLFVCLGNICRSPLAEAILRSQAEAKGMALRIDSAGTGSWHIGDPPCDHSVRVAEGHGLDIAAYRARQVSPADRERFDVIVGLDAKNVADLKRMGMANVYKLGDFGYGGEDVPDPYFFPGFEGFEKVFTMIETCCTTLITRLETGLE from the coding sequence GTGCGTTCGGTCCTGTTTGTCTGTCTCGGCAACATCTGCCGCTCCCCGCTGGCCGAGGCGATCCTGCGCTCGCAGGCGGAAGCGAAGGGCATGGCGCTGCGGATCGATTCCGCCGGCACGGGTTCGTGGCATATCGGTGACCCCCCCTGCGACCACTCGGTCCGTGTGGCGGAGGGGCACGGCCTGGACATCGCCGCCTACCGTGCCCGGCAGGTGAGCCCAGCAGACAGGGAGCGTTTTGACGTTATCGTCGGTCTGGATGCGAAGAACGTTGCCGATCTCAAACGCATGGGCATGGCTAACGTCTACAAACTGGGCGATTTCGGTTACGGCGGTGAAGACGTGCCGGATCCCTATTTCTTTCCCGGCTTCGAAGGGTTCGAAAAAGTCTTTACGATGATCGAAACCTGCTGCACGACCCTGATAACCCGTCTTGAAACAGGATTAGAGTGA
- a CDS encoding AMP-binding protein, with protein MKIGKVWNEKFSREGYLYGTQPNAYLKEVMDSLPQGARILFLGEGEGRNACYAAERGFEAHAIDASEVGLQKLQEMAKSRGVNVEVSHMDLAHWEPEGRYDAVLCSYLHLEEPLRTAVFVKALAAVKEDGLFAGEFFATSQIERDSGGPKAPELLYDLKSFEKLKRPWFDCEELEACSIELDEGKGHQGLADVIRVRFRHNSDPRFKITLPELTLSALLERSVTEYAERPVLRNVDESVALSYAEFGEAVAALKTRLADAGIGIGDRVALCSENMPNWGVVYFAVTTMGAVIVPILPDFHDNEVRHIITHSQSKAVFASAKKREALDEGILSSLVMLVLTEDLSDDPTFAKRSPTILQKVKEGVKGSKHADVHYRPSEDDLAAIIYTSGTTGSSKGVMLTHRALTFEALVAQCVVELVAEDRFLSILPLAHTYECSVGFLLPIVNGASVYYLSKVPTPKILIDAMALVKPTVILSVPLVIEKIFKNRILSNFHKNALMRALYAVPFIRKALHKIAGKKLLQTFGGELRIFGIGGAPLSPMVEHFLDDAGFPYAIGYGLTETAPLLAAGAPFKTKVGAIGPAISSVELRIADPDEKGVGTVWAKGPNVMLGYYKDPEKSAEVLHEDGWFNTEDLGYIDAEGYLFLSGRSKNVILGPSGENIYPEQLEAKIMEDELVEDALVYEVEKQLVARIHLNYEMLDEHMDITKLSETEQHIEIEKLLERIKTETNESVSKFSRIARVIEQREPFVKTPTKKIKRYLYTNG; from the coding sequence ATGAAGATCGGCAAAGTATGGAATGAGAAATTTTCACGGGAGGGGTATCTGTACGGCACCCAGCCCAATGCCTACCTCAAAGAGGTGATGGATTCGCTCCCTCAGGGCGCGCGGATCCTTTTCCTCGGCGAGGGGGAGGGCAGAAATGCCTGTTACGCGGCGGAGCGGGGCTTTGAAGCCCACGCCATCGATGCGTCCGAAGTCGGACTGCAAAAGCTGCAGGAGATGGCGAAGAGCAGGGGAGTGAACGTCGAGGTCTCGCACATGGATCTGGCGCACTGGGAGCCGGAGGGGCGCTACGATGCGGTGCTCTGTTCGTACCTTCACCTCGAGGAGCCGCTGCGCACGGCGGTCTTCGTCAAGGCGCTCGCCGCCGTCAAAGAGGACGGCCTGTTCGCCGGCGAGTTCTTCGCGACGTCGCAGATCGAGCGCGACTCCGGCGGTCCGAAGGCGCCTGAGCTGCTGTATGATCTGAAGAGCTTCGAAAAGCTCAAACGCCCCTGGTTCGACTGCGAGGAGCTCGAAGCATGCAGCATCGAGCTGGACGAAGGGAAGGGGCACCAGGGGCTCGCGGACGTCATCCGCGTGCGTTTCCGCCACAACAGCGACCCGCGTTTCAAGATCACGCTGCCGGAGTTGACGCTCAGTGCACTGCTGGAGCGTTCGGTCACGGAATACGCCGAGCGGCCCGTCCTGCGCAACGTCGATGAGAGCGTGGCCCTGAGCTATGCCGAATTCGGGGAAGCGGTCGCCGCGCTGAAGACGCGCCTGGCCGATGCGGGCATCGGTATCGGTGACCGCGTCGCGCTTTGCAGTGAAAACATGCCAAACTGGGGGGTCGTCTATTTCGCCGTCACGACGATGGGGGCTGTCATCGTCCCGATCCTCCCGGATTTCCACGACAACGAAGTGCGCCATATCATCACTCATTCTCAGAGCAAGGCGGTCTTTGCATCGGCCAAGAAGCGCGAGGCGCTCGACGAGGGGATACTCTCCTCGCTGGTGATGCTGGTGCTGACCGAGGATCTCAGCGATGATCCCACCTTTGCCAAACGAAGCCCTACGATCCTTCAGAAGGTTAAGGAGGGGGTAAAGGGCTCTAAACACGCTGACGTGCATTACAGGCCCTCTGAGGACGATCTGGCAGCGATTATCTATACTTCCGGTACGACGGGTAGCAGTAAAGGGGTGATGCTGACGCACCGCGCCCTGACGTTCGAGGCGCTCGTTGCGCAATGCGTGGTTGAATTGGTAGCGGAGGACCGGTTCCTCTCCATCCTGCCGCTGGCGCATACCTATGAGTGTTCCGTCGGCTTTCTGCTCCCCATTGTCAACGGTGCCAGCGTCTACTACCTCTCCAAGGTCCCGACGCCAAAGATCCTCATCGACGCGATGGCCCTGGTCAAACCGACGGTCATCCTCTCCGTACCGCTGGTGATCGAGAAGATCTTCAAGAACCGCATTCTGTCGAACTTTCACAAAAACGCGCTCATGCGGGCCCTCTATGCCGTACCGTTCATCCGGAAGGCGCTGCATAAGATCGCCGGCAAAAAGCTCCTGCAGACCTTCGGCGGCGAGCTGCGCATCTTCGGAATAGGCGGGGCGCCGCTTTCACCGATGGTGGAGCACTTCCTGGATGACGCGGGCTTCCCGTATGCCATCGGTTACGGCCTGACGGAGACGGCGCCGCTGCTGGCGGCCGGCGCGCCTTTTAAGACGAAAGTAGGGGCGATCGGTCCGGCGATCTCCTCGGTCGAGCTGCGCATCGCCGACCCGGACGAAAAGGGAGTCGGGACGGTCTGGGCAAAGGGGCCGAACGTGATGCTCGGCTATTACAAGGACCCGGAGAAGAGCGCAGAGGTGCTGCACGAAGACGGCTGGTTCAATACGGAGGACCTCGGCTATATCGATGCGGAGGGCTATCTTTTCCTCAGCGGACGCTCCAAAAACGTCATACTCGGTCCCAGCGGCGAAAATATCTATCCCGAGCAGCTCGAGGCGAAGATCATGGAGGACGAGCTGGTAGAGGATGCGCTTGTCTACGAGGTCGAAAAGCAGCTGGTGGCACGGATTCATCTCAATTACGAAATGCTCGACGAACATATGGACATCACGAAGCTCTCCGAGACGGAACAGCACATTGAGATCGAAAAACTGCTCGAGCGCATCAAAACGGAGACAAACGAAAGCGTCTCCAAGTTCTCCCGTATCGCACGGGTGATCGAGCAGCGCGAACCCTTCGTTAAAACGCCGACGAAGAAGATCAAACGTTACCTCTATACGAACGGCTAA
- a CDS encoding protein-L-isoaspartate(D-aspartate) O-methyltransferase — protein sequence MNAIAVMRNKKLAEAIRERLEISDTVFDAIASTNREVYVPNGFKQHAFKLDALPIGAAQWISSPLTVAKMTEYLQCNGADRVLEIGCGSGYQAAVLSQLFRGVFTIERIEPLMREAKKRFREEGITNIHTRTDDGQLGWSTYAPFDRILFSASAEHIPQAIIDQLAPRGVLVAPMTRDGGQVIVRYVKIGDQLIEEELEVCSFVPVLDGVQK from the coding sequence ATGAATGCCATTGCAGTGATGCGAAACAAAAAACTGGCCGAGGCGATCCGTGAGCGCCTCGAGATCAGTGACACCGTTTTTGACGCCATCGCGTCGACGAATCGCGAAGTCTATGTGCCCAACGGCTTCAAACAGCACGCTTTCAAGCTCGATGCCCTGCCCATCGGAGCGGCGCAGTGGATCAGTTCCCCGCTGACGGTGGCGAAGATGACCGAGTACCTGCAGTGCAACGGTGCCGACAGGGTCCTGGAAATAGGCTGCGGCAGCGGGTACCAGGCGGCGGTCCTGTCACAGCTTTTCCGCGGGGTCTTTACGATCGAACGGATCGAGCCCCTGATGCGCGAGGCGAAAAAGCGTTTCCGGGAGGAGGGGATCACGAACATCCACACCCGCACAGACGACGGTCAGCTGGGCTGGAGCACCTACGCCCCCTTTGACCGCATTCTCTTTTCCGCTTCCGCGGAGCATATCCCCCAGGCGATCATCGATCAGCTGGCTCCCCGCGGCGTGCTGGTCGCTCCGATGACGCGCGATGGGGGTCAGGTCATCGTGCGCTATGTTAAAATAGGCGATCAGCTTATTGAAGAGGAGCTTGAAGTGTGTTCGTTTGTACCGGTGCTTGACGGGGTTCAGAAATGA
- a CDS encoding carbon-nitrogen hydrolase family protein encodes MTTSKTRPLCSLTFGTQGRTYDENLAVLLSLIAETPENAIVLAPEVCLTNFDYDSFDAAADFAVIAGPELEKASRGRTLLLTMIVRKEEGVFNVARVYHDGALLREQAKAKLFSIGEEEQWFTAGGTEAIVPFEVEGIRIGILVCFELRFTALWEQLRGAEIICVPAQWGRLRAAHYDILGQALAVANECYVLQSDTANRDTTGQSGIITPFGECVRNGTDALLVQPFEPGEVKKMRRYLDTGIR; translated from the coding sequence TTGACGACTTCTAAGACGCGTCCGCTCTGCTCCCTCACTTTCGGGACGCAGGGACGCACCTACGATGAAAACCTTGCCGTTCTACTCTCCCTGATCGCCGAAACGCCCGAAAACGCCATTGTCCTGGCACCGGAGGTCTGTCTGACCAATTTCGACTACGACAGCTTTGACGCGGCGGCGGACTTCGCGGTGATCGCCGGGCCGGAGCTGGAAAAGGCGAGCCGGGGTCGTACGCTCCTTCTGACGATGATCGTTCGGAAAGAGGAGGGGGTCTTCAACGTCGCCCGGGTCTATCACGATGGCGCGCTGCTGCGCGAGCAGGCGAAGGCGAAACTCTTCAGCATCGGGGAGGAGGAGCAGTGGTTCACGGCCGGCGGCACCGAAGCGATCGTTCCCTTCGAGGTGGAGGGTATCCGCATCGGCATCCTGGTCTGCTTCGAGCTGCGTTTTACGGCATTGTGGGAGCAGCTGCGCGGTGCGGAGATCATCTGCGTGCCGGCGCAGTGGGGACGGCTCCGCGCCGCGCACTACGACATCCTCGGACAGGCGCTGGCCGTCGCCAACGAGTGCTACGTGCTGCAAAGCGACACCGCCAACCGCGATACGACGGGCCAGAGCGGCATCATCACCCCCTTCGGTGAATGTGTGCGAAACGGCACAGACGCCCTGCTGGTGCAGCCGTTTGAGCCTGGCGAAGTGAAAAAGATGCGCCGCTATCTTGATACGGGAATACGATAA
- a CDS encoding ribonucleotide-diphosphate reductase subunit beta, translating into MQRKQIYNPDSHEHVNDRRIFGGNPTGIFELNNIKYQWAYNLWEMMLNNTWFPKEVDMTRDAIDYKNLTDAEKTAYDKALSQLIFMDSLQTNNLIDNVNPYVTAPEVNLILVRQSFEEALHSQSYAVMVDSISKNSAEIYELWRRDMMLKSKNDAIAAIYQRLALDPTERNFVLACFANQILEGIYFYSGFTYIYTLARSGKMLGSAQMIRFIQRDEVTHLVLFQNLINTLKRERPDLFTEDLKAEVYEMFKKAVELETAWGKYITQGQILGLTDGIVEQYIQYLADERLSKVGFEKLYNVSHPIKWVDDFSKFNDQKTNFFEGNVTNYSKGSLSFDDF; encoded by the coding sequence ATGCAGCGCAAACAGATCTATAATCCGGATTCACACGAACACGTCAATGACCGCCGTATTTTCGGGGGTAATCCTACGGGTATTTTCGAGCTCAACAATATCAAATACCAGTGGGCGTACAACCTTTGGGAGATGATGCTCAACAATACATGGTTTCCCAAAGAGGTCGATATGACGCGTGACGCCATCGATTACAAGAATCTGACCGATGCGGAGAAGACGGCCTACGACAAGGCGCTGTCGCAGCTGATCTTCATGGACTCCCTGCAGACGAACAACCTGATCGACAACGTCAACCCCTACGTGACCGCTCCGGAAGTCAACCTGATCCTCGTGCGCCAGTCCTTCGAAGAGGCGCTGCATTCGCAGAGCTACGCGGTTATGGTCGACTCCATCTCGAAAAACAGCGCGGAGATCTACGAACTGTGGCGCCGCGATATGATGCTCAAGTCGAAAAACGATGCGATCGCCGCCATTTACCAGCGTCTGGCACTGGACCCGACGGAACGCAACTTCGTTCTCGCCTGTTTCGCGAACCAGATTCTCGAGGGGATCTATTTCTACAGCGGCTTTACCTACATCTACACCCTGGCGCGTTCGGGCAAGATGCTGGGGTCGGCGCAGATGATCCGCTTTATCCAGCGCGACGAAGTGACGCACCTGGTGCTCTTCCAGAACCTTATCAACACGCTCAAGCGCGAACGTCCGGACCTCTTTACCGAAGACCTCAAAGCGGAAGTCTACGAGATGTTCAAAAAAGCCGTCGAACTGGAGACGGCATGGGGCAAATACATCACCCAGGGGCAGATTCTCGGTCTCACCGACGGCATTGTCGAGCAGTATATCCAGTACCTCGCCGATGAGCGTCTCAGCAAGGTCGGGTTCGAGAAGCTTTACAACGTTTCGCACCCCATCAAGTGGGTGGATGACTTCTCGAAGTTCAACGACCAGAAAACGAACTTCTTCGAGGGCAACGTCACGAACTACTCCAAAGGCAGCCTCAGCTTTGACGACTTCTAA
- the typA gene encoding translational GTPase TypA: MQKIRNIAVIAHVDHGKTTLVDGLLGQSGTFTSHEHVDERAMDSNALEKERGITILSKNTAIRYKDHKINIIDTPGHADFGGEVERVLKMVDGVLLLVDAYEGVMPQTKFVVKKMIALGKKPIVVINKIDKPAAEPDRVVDEVFDLFVAMDASEEQLEFPIVYAAARDGIAKMDMGDEDGNFECLFEAIVNEIPEPEGDAGNPAQAQVFTLDYDNYVGKIGIARIFNGTIKKGDSVMLAKADGEMVKGRLSKLIGFHGLNRMEIDQAEAGDIIAFAGFETVDVGDSVVDPANPMPLDPMHIEEPTLSVVFSVNDSPLAGTEGKHVTSNKIKDRLEAEMQTNVAMRLETIGEGKFKVSGRGELQITVLAENMRREGYEFGIGRPEVIVKEIEGVKCEPFEHLVIDTPDDFSGTIIERLGKRKAEMKSMVPMGEGYTRIEFEIPARGLIGFRGMFLTDTKGEGVMNHSFLEFRPYSGTVESRQYGALISMEGGAAMAYSLFNLQDRGVLFIEPQDKVYEGMIIGEHARSNDLTVNPIKGKAQSNVRSSGADEAIKLVPPRDMNLEKALEWIEDDELLEVTPENVRIRKRYLTENERKRNDRSKK; the protein is encoded by the coding sequence TTGCAAAAAATCAGAAACATTGCCGTCATCGCGCACGTCGACCACGGTAAAACGACGCTGGTCGATGGACTTTTGGGCCAGTCGGGCACTTTTACGTCCCACGAGCATGTCGATGAACGTGCGATGGACTCCAATGCCCTCGAAAAAGAGCGCGGGATCACCATCCTCTCCAAAAACACGGCGATCCGCTACAAAGATCACAAGATCAATATCATCGACACCCCGGGCCACGCCGACTTCGGCGGCGAGGTTGAGCGTGTCCTGAAAATGGTCGACGGCGTTCTGCTGCTCGTCGACGCCTACGAAGGTGTCATGCCGCAGACGAAATTCGTCGTCAAGAAGATGATCGCCCTGGGCAAGAAGCCCATCGTTGTCATCAACAAGATCGATAAGCCGGCAGCAGAACCTGACCGCGTCGTCGACGAAGTATTCGACCTCTTCGTCGCGATGGACGCCAGCGAAGAGCAGCTGGAGTTCCCGATCGTTTATGCCGCAGCGCGCGACGGCATCGCGAAGATGGACATGGGCGACGAGGACGGCAACTTCGAGTGTCTCTTCGAAGCGATCGTCAACGAGATCCCCGAGCCGGAAGGCGACGCGGGCAACCCGGCGCAGGCGCAGGTCTTTACCCTGGACTACGATAACTACGTTGGTAAGATCGGCATCGCGCGTATCTTCAACGGCACCATCAAGAAGGGCGACAGCGTCATGCTGGCCAAAGCCGACGGCGAGATGGTCAAAGGACGTCTGAGCAAACTGATCGGTTTCCACGGCCTCAACCGTATGGAGATCGATCAGGCGGAAGCGGGCGATATTATCGCCTTTGCCGGTTTCGAGACCGTCGATGTCGGTGACTCCGTCGTCGACCCGGCGAACCCGATGCCGCTGGACCCGATGCACATCGAAGAGCCGACCCTCTCCGTCGTCTTCTCCGTCAACGACTCGCCGCTGGCGGGTACCGAGGGTAAACACGTCACTTCCAACAAGATCAAAGACCGCCTCGAGGCGGAGATGCAGACGAACGTCGCCATGCGCCTTGAGACGATCGGCGAAGGGAAGTTCAAGGTTTCCGGCCGCGGCGAACTGCAGATCACCGTCCTGGCGGAGAACATGCGCCGCGAAGGGTACGAGTTCGGTATCGGCCGTCCGGAAGTCATCGTCAAAGAGATCGAAGGGGTCAAGTGCGAGCCGTTCGAGCACCTCGTCATCGATACGCCGGACGACTTCTCCGGTACGATCATCGAGCGCCTCGGTAAACGCAAGGCGGAGATGAAGTCGATGGTGCCGATGGGTGAGGGCTATACGCGTATCGAGTTCGAGATCCCTGCACGCGGCCTGATCGGTTTCCGCGGTATGTTCCTCACCGATACGAAAGGGGAGGGGGTTATGAACCACTCTTTCCTCGAATTCCGCCCGTACTCCGGTACGGTCGAAAGCCGCCAGTACGGTGCGCTGATCTCCATGGAGGGCGGTGCAGCGATGGCCTATTCGCTCTTTAACCTCCAGGACCGCGGCGTCCTGTTCATCGAACCGCAGGACAAGGTATACGAAGGGATGATTATCGGCGAGCACGCCCGTTCCAACGACCTTACCGTCAACCCGATCAAGGGCAAGGCGCAGTCAAACGTCCGTTCATCCGGTGCGGATGAGGCGATCAAGCTCGTTCCGCCGCGCGATATGAACCTCGAAAAAGCGCTGGAGTGGATCGAAGACGACGAGCTGCTCGAAGTCACGCCGGAGAATGTCCGTATCCGCAAGCGCTACCTGACGGAAAACGAGCGCAAGCGCAACGACCGCAGCAAAAAATAA
- a CDS encoding deoxyguanosinetriphosphate triphosphohydrolase family protein encodes MRPDARFHGIQDDFRAPYARDRDRIIHSGSFRKLEYKTQVFLNQEGDFFRTRLTHSLEVSQIARSIAAELGLREPLAEAIALAHDLGHTPFGHVGGDTLDECLKKDGHANGFEHNFQSFRVVTALEKRYRTFDGLNLTFATLEGILKHSYPYKKAFLPEWIDTAFDLTMHPSVEAMIVDRADEIAYMSHDIDDGVHSGLISFDTLRGNPLIAEILQKVYDEGIDERDDEMFRYRFSSHFINHLVYSMLAYSQPRVAAAAPEHLPSSEPLPIGFEPALETEIKKLKKLLYRDLYQHKKILRHMFAGKQAIRGLYAALTAEPKMMPEYFFAQTDSRAHHRVVADYIASMSDRFAMKLYNELYGRI; translated from the coding sequence ATGAGACCCGACGCGCGATTCCACGGTATTCAGGACGATTTCCGCGCCCCCTATGCCCGTGACCGCGACCGCATTATCCATTCGGGCAGCTTCCGCAAGCTGGAGTACAAGACCCAGGTTTTCCTGAACCAGGAGGGGGATTTTTTCCGTACCCGCCTCACCCATTCGCTCGAAGTGAGCCAGATTGCCCGTTCGATCGCGGCGGAGCTCGGCCTGCGTGAACCGCTCGCCGAAGCGATCGCCCTCGCCCACGACCTGGGCCACACTCCCTTCGGCCATGTCGGCGGCGACACCCTCGACGAGTGCCTCAAGAAAGACGGCCACGCGAACGGGTTCGAGCACAATTTCCAGAGCTTCCGGGTGGTGACGGCGCTGGAGAAGCGCTACAGGACCTTCGACGGCCTCAACCTCACCTTTGCGACCCTGGAGGGTATTCTCAAGCACTCCTACCCCTACAAGAAAGCTTTTCTTCCCGAATGGATCGACACGGCGTTCGATCTCACGATGCACCCCTCCGTCGAGGCAATGATCGTCGACCGGGCCGATGAGATCGCCTATATGAGCCATGACATCGACGACGGGGTCCACTCGGGGCTGATCTCCTTTGACACCCTCCGGGGCAATCCCCTGATCGCCGAAATCCTGCAGAAGGTCTATGACGAGGGGATCGACGAGCGTGACGACGAGATGTTCCGCTACCGCTTCAGCTCCCACTTCATCAATCATCTCGTCTATTCGATGCTCGCTTATTCGCAGCCACGGGTCGCGGCGGCGGCCCCGGAGCACCTCCCCTCTTCCGAACCGCTGCCGATCGGGTTTGAACCGGCGCTGGAGACGGAGATCAAGAAGCTCAAAAAGCTGCTCTACCGCGATCTCTACCAGCACAAAAAAATCCTGCGCCACATGTTTGCGGGCAAACAGGCGATCCGGGGGCTCTATGCGGCATTGACGGCGGAGCCGAAGATGATGCCCGAGTATTTTTTCGCGCAGACCGACTCCCGGGCCCACCACAGGGTCGTTGCCGACTATATTGCCTCGATGAGCGACCGTTTCGCGATGAAGCTCTACAACGAACTCTACGGCCGTATCTAA